The genomic interval GTTGATTGCAGCAATATGTATCATATCTACTACATATCCAAGGCGTATCCTATCAATTAAATTACCTATTGCACCACCTAATATAAATGCCAAACTTATTCGCAGGATCATTCTTGTATCCTTATATGTAAAAAGATAATATGCCATTCCAGCGCATATTATTATCGTTAAAACGATAAAAAACCATCTTTTGTTTTGTAATATTCCAAATGCAGCGCCCCTATTTTCGACATAACAAAACTCTAGAAAACCTTTTATAACAGTAAATGATCCATCAGTT from Xylanivirga thermophila carries:
- the lspA gene encoding signal peptidase II, whose product is MLEVIIIITIIALDQITKYFTVKNLKTDGSFTVIKGFLEFCYVENRGAAFGILQNKRWFFIVLTIIICAGMAYYLFTYKDTRMILRISLAFILGGAIGNLIDRIRLGYVVDMIHIAAINYPVFNVADSFVVIGTILLAWYLLFIADK